ATTTTACAGTAGCATTTAAAAAGAAATTCGGAATGTTACCAAGTAAGCTCAAGTAGTGCGATTATACTTATTTTTTTTAGGTTTCGTCTTTATGAATTTTTTTATAAAATGTTTAGCAATCTATGTTTTTGGTTTTGTGTGTTTTATAATTTTAAAGAGTAGGGCTTAATCGTTTGAATTAAATTTAAATTTCATGTAAAACAACCATTTATTTTGAATTAATCGAATGGTAATGTGTTTTTAGGAGCTTTTTTTATGTTTTTTTGTTTATTTTAGAATTTATTTAAATTTTAAAAAAGGAAAACTATGGAGTCTAAATTTCTTAAAGTTTTAGGATGGGTAGCTACTTTTACAGCCATGGCAATGTATGTGTCTTATATACCTCAAATTCAACAAAACCTTAATGGACATAAAGGAGATTGGTTACAACCCTTAGTTGCTGGTGTTAACTGTACTTTATGGGTTTTATATGGTTTACTGAAAAAACCACGTAAAGATTGGCCTTTAGCAATTGCGAATATGCCAGGGATTATTTTTGGTTTTTTAACTTCTATTACAGCACTATTTTAAACAAAAAGAGAGGTGCATTTTAAATAATTCGGAAGTGGGTATTTTTAATCTAACTCGCATAGTTATAAATCTTAGTTTTTGTTATTTTTAGTTGTTGGTTCTTGGATTATAAATTAGTCTTACTAATTGCAATGGTTGCTTTAATTCTTTTTTTCTTGAGTTTTCCAATAACTCAAAAGCAAATCATACAATTCTTGCGCATCGATATCTATTTCAGAGACTGAGTACATTAAGTTCAATTCAGAATTTTGTTCATCATGAGCCATTTCCCAGACTATTTTTGAAATGTGGTTACGGAACTTTTCTGCGTTACCAAGTGTAGCAACAACCAAAGTGTCTTCTCTTACATTCTTCAATTTAATATTGGTAACATCAGACCATTCTATTCTTCCAAAAGCCTTGGACAATGGAGTTGTGCTTCCAGAAAAACCTATAGTGTCTATTTCAATTAATGGAGTTTTGTCTATAATTTTTACAAGAATTTTTAGCGATATGAAAAACATAATTAAAAGTAAACTACCTGATATAACAACAGGTTTA
The nucleotide sequence above comes from Flavobacterium branchiarum. Encoded proteins:
- a CDS encoding SemiSWEET family transporter — protein: MESKFLKVLGWVATFTAMAMYVSYIPQIQQNLNGHKGDWLQPLVAGVNCTLWVLYGLLKKPRKDWPLAIANMPGIIFGFLTSITALF
- a CDS encoding STM3941 family protein, whose translation is MKKETKLYRDTRKAKNILLFTGSIAILLAILFLYSTGLLDDELKIKPVVISGSLLLIMFFISLKILVKIIDKTPLIEIDTIGFSGSTTPLSKAFGRIEWSDVTNIKLKNVREDTLVVATLGNAEKFRNHISKIVWEMAHDEQNSELNLMYSVSEIDIDAQELYDLLLSYWKTQEKKN